One Punica granatum isolate Tunisia-2019 chromosome 3, ASM765513v2, whole genome shotgun sequence genomic window carries:
- the LOC116200268 gene encoding uncharacterized protein LOC116200268 encodes MVLDNVLSSPHRRSPSFRRQFQRDELGSWSTLIQRHRFLLTALALLTFLCTIYLYFAITLGASGSCSGLTGAQRAQCHLQMAKNSVSKGKLKFL; translated from the coding sequence ATGGTTCTTGACAATGTATTATCTTCGCCTCACAGGAGGTCCCCATCATTCAGGAGGCAGTTCCAGCGAGACGAGTTGGGCAGCTGGTCAACTCTCATTCAGAGGCATCGGTTCCTCTTGACAGCACTTGCACTGTTGACTTTCCTCTGCACTATTTATCTCTACTTTGCCATCACTTTGGGGGCTTCTGGGTCATGTTCCGGGTTAACGGGCGCCCAAAGAGCACAATGCCATCTCCAGATGGCCAAGAATTCTGTTTCCAAGGGCAAACTGAAGTTTCTTTGA
- the LOC116200267 gene encoding uncharacterized protein LOC116200267 isoform X1 has protein sequence MAAKTLTSLSISCPSLSQHLARPNPSQLLLPVPFRLKRKAATAVTAMSSTATKVVPAVIVGGGRVGRALQDMGGGGDVLVKRGEPVPADFEGPILVCTRNDDLEAVLEATPRSRWSDLVFFQNGMLEPWLEGKGLGDADQVLAYFAVSKLGEPPVDGKTDTNPEGLTAAYGKWASAVAGRLHAGGLSCKVLDKEAFQKQMLEKLIWISAFMLVGARHPGATVGAVEKEYRSEVSSLIAELASAAAAEKGLVFEDAMEDRLCAYSRAVAHFPTAVKEFNWRNGWFYSLSEKAVAQGKPDPCPLHTAWLRELKVI, from the exons ATGGCCGCCAAGACCCTCACTTCACTCTCCATTAGCtgcccttctctctctcaacACCTCGCGAGGCCCAACCCGAGTCAGCTCCTGCTGCCTGTTCCCTTCCGTCTCAAGCGCAAGGCGGCTACCGCCGTGACGGCCATGTCATCCACCGCCACCAAGGTTGTCCCCGCTGTCATTGTGGGCGGCGGCCGCGTAGGCAGAGCCCTCCAGGACATGGGAGGCGGCGGCGACGTGCTTGTGAAAAGGGGGGAGCCCGTGCCGGCCGATTTCGAGGGCCCCATCTTGGTCTGCACAAGGAACGATGATCTCGAGGCCGTTCTCGAAGCTACCCCACGAAGCAGATGGAGCG ATTTGGTTTTCTTCCAGAACGGGATGCTGGAGCCGTGGCTCGAGGGTAAAGGCCTCGGCGATGCAGACCAAGTTTTAGCTTACTTTGCTGTGTCAAAGCTCGGGGAGCCACCCGTTGATGGGAAGACGGATACCAACCCGGAAGGACTCACTGCAGCTTATGGGAAATGGGCCTCTGCCGTTGCTGGAAGGTTGCATGCTGGAGGTCTCTCCTGTAAG GTTCTTGACAAGGAGGCATTTCAGAAGCAAATGCTGGAGAAGCTTATTTGGATTTCAGCTTTTATGCTTGTCGGAGCGCGCCATCCCGGAGCAACTGTGGGTGCTGTGGAGAAAGAATATCGTTCCGAA GTATCGAGCCTTATTGCAGAACTTGCATCTGCAGCTGCCGCAGAGAAGGGCTTAGTGTTCGAAGATGCCATGGAGGACAGGTTATGTGCTTACTCACGAGCTGTAGCTCACTTCCCAACAGCCGTAAAGGAG TTCAACTGGAGGAACGGATGGTTCTATTCGCTCTCTGAGAAAGCAGTCGCGCAAGGGAAACCTGACCCATGCCCACTCCATACTGCTTGGCTTAGAGAACTGAAAGTTATCTGA
- the LOC116200267 gene encoding uncharacterized protein LOC116200267 isoform X2, which produces MISRPFSKLPHEADGANGMLEPWLEGKGLGDADQVLAYFAVSKLGEPPVDGKTDTNPEGLTAAYGKWASAVAGRLHAGGLSCKVLDKEAFQKQMLEKLIWISAFMLVGARHPGATVGAVEKEYRSEVSSLIAELASAAAAEKGLVFEDAMEDRLCAYSRAVAHFPTAVKEFNWRNGWFYSLSEKAVAQGKPDPCPLHTAWLRELKVI; this is translated from the exons ATGATCTCGAGGCCGTTCTCGAAGCTACCCCACGAAGCAGATGGAGCG AACGGGATGCTGGAGCCGTGGCTCGAGGGTAAAGGCCTCGGCGATGCAGACCAAGTTTTAGCTTACTTTGCTGTGTCAAAGCTCGGGGAGCCACCCGTTGATGGGAAGACGGATACCAACCCGGAAGGACTCACTGCAGCTTATGGGAAATGGGCCTCTGCCGTTGCTGGAAGGTTGCATGCTGGAGGTCTCTCCTGTAAG GTTCTTGACAAGGAGGCATTTCAGAAGCAAATGCTGGAGAAGCTTATTTGGATTTCAGCTTTTATGCTTGTCGGAGCGCGCCATCCCGGAGCAACTGTGGGTGCTGTGGAGAAAGAATATCGTTCCGAA GTATCGAGCCTTATTGCAGAACTTGCATCTGCAGCTGCCGCAGAGAAGGGCTTAGTGTTCGAAGATGCCATGGAGGACAGGTTATGTGCTTACTCACGAGCTGTAGCTCACTTCCCAACAGCCGTAAAGGAG TTCAACTGGAGGAACGGATGGTTCTATTCGCTCTCTGAGAAAGCAGTCGCGCAAGGGAAACCTGACCCATGCCCACTCCATACTGCTTGGCTTAGAGAACTGAAAGTTATCTGA
- the LOC116198733 gene encoding AP2-like ethylene-responsive transcription factor At1g16060, translating to MAKTSQQNYHSKNRQAPSSKDGHGNGNGNDSGSGGVKPAVTKVKRTRKSVPRESPLQRSSIHRGVTRHRWTGRYEAHLWDKNCWNESQNKKGRQVYLGAYDDEEAAAHAYDLAALKYWGPETILNFPLSTYQEELTEMEGQSREEYIGSLRRKSSGFSRGVSKYRGVARHHHNGRWEARIGRVFGNKYLYLGTYATQEEAATAYDMAAIEYRGLNAVTNFDLSRYIKWLRPSNQSINPNFSQASPNSEAGALPNPIPELGFSLLTSAYQQNGENKAPTSRPDGSASSALGLLLQSTKFKEMLERTSAQDSPSTPPESDLPRRSFPDDIQTYFDCQESSGFGEGDDSIFGDLNSFASPMFNCELES from the exons ATGGCGAAGACTTCACAGCAAAATTACCACAGCAAGAACCGGCAGGCACCATCGTCCAAGGACGGCCACGGTAACGGCAACGGCAACGACAGCGGCAGTGGCGGTGTCAAGCCTGCTGTGACCAAAGTAAAGCGGACGAGGAAAAGCGTCCCCAGAGAGTCCCCTCTTCAGCGCAGCTCCATCCATCGCGGCGTCACTAG GCATCGTTGGACCGGACGATATGAAGCTCATCTGTGGGACAAGAACTGCTGGAACGAGTCTCAGAACAAGAAAGGAAGACAAG TATATCTAG GGGCTTACGATGATGAAGAAGCCGCTGCACATGCATATGACTTGGCTGCATTGAAGTACTGGGGACCAGAAACTATCCTTAATTTTCCA TTGTCAACGTACCAAGAAGAACTCACGGAAATGGAGGGCCAGTCGAGGGAAGAATACATTGGGTCGTTGAGAAG GAAGAGCAGCGGATTTTCTCGTGGCGTCTCCAAATATAGAGGAGTAGCAAG ACACCATCATAATGGTAGATGGGAAGCCCGAATCGGTCGAGTGTTTGGCAACAAATACCTTTACCTCGGAACCTATG CCACCCAAGAAGAAGCAGCCACAGCATATGACATGGCAGCGATTGAGTATCGAGGACTTAACGCCGTTACCAACTTCGACCTCAGCCGTTACATCAAGTGGCTTAGACCTAGCAACCAAAGCATTAACCCCAACTTCTCCCAAGCTAGCCCTAACAGTGAGGCCGGCGCGCTCCCGAACCCCATCCCCGAGCTAGGGTTCAGCCTCTTAACGTCCGCATATCAGCAGAATGGCGAAAACAAGGCTCCTACTTCGCGGCCGGATGGCTCGGCATCGTCGGCCCTGGGGCTTCTGTTGCAGTCCACAAAGTTCAAGGAAATGCTCGAGAGGACTTCCGCTCAGGACTCCCCGTCGACTCCCCCAGAGTCCGACTTGCCGCGCAGAAGCTTCCCTGATGACATTCAGACGTACTTTGACTGCCAGGAGTCCAGTGGCTTCGGCGAGGGCGATGACAGTATCTTCGGCGACTTGAACTCGTTCGCTTCACCTATGTTCAACTGCGAACTAGAGTCATGA